Below is a window of Vulpes vulpes isolate BD-2025 chromosome 5, VulVul3, whole genome shotgun sequence DNA.
GTTATGATGCTTAGTTTTGGTATGGGCCGATGGACCCATCACATACTCCCAGAAATGCAGTGCTTTGTTAGCTCCTCTTCTGCTTTATTAAGAAACGTTCCAAGTTCCTAAGCTATTGgatgattttcttctttgaggTAATTCCTAATAAGTTCCATAGTCTTCTGAAGAACAAAACAGAAGCTGTCCAGAAGGCTCTGGGTCATATAGGTGTACGCAGACTGTGCTGGCTGCTTGTCTCTTGTTGGTCAAGTACAGTGAACTTCATAAGTTGAGAAAGGCTACAAAACTTAAGCAACAAAATCTCAATGAGTTGATTTTCAAGCAAGGCCATGGACTTAGACTCTTATTTCTAACAAGCTGCTGACCCCAGCTATTTGAACCTTATAAGATGAACTAGCTGGCAAATAACctgtatgtgctttttttttttttttttcagatgttttgcAGGATAAAATTCCAACAGTGTGCTTTTGTATCTGCAAGACCTTGATATTGTCATTGAGTCACACAGCAGTGCAGTTGAATCTTCAGTATCTTGGGCAAATACTGCTTTATTAGATTgttttttcagaaatgttaaacacctaattttataatttttttttttaagcaaattttataaaaggaggctggttttgtttgtttgtttttagatcttTCTAcacataaattcaaaattttaaatatctggatCAAATCTCCAGAGAAGTTATTCTGACTTCTCTGTACCATGGAAACAGTGTACCGTTTCCTTGatgcattaaatttttttgttaatcatttaaaattaattttcattagtCATTTTAAGTAGTTTAATGACACAAATAAGGCCCATGGACCTGACCACACCCTACACTATTCCACGTTGCTATCTGCAGCTCCCTTGACAGTAGGTGGTGATGTGGGCTGTTAGATTTGTTTCTGCTGCCAGGGTCTTGGGTCCTGAAGCCCAGCATGGTTGAGCCAGGTCTTTGGGGGCTGATGGCAGGATGAAGGGCCCTTTTGCTCTCTGCTATTACTGCAGCCGTGGGACTCGCAAAATTCCCTCTTGTGGAAATGGAGATAGATGGAGAACTGTTAGCTTTATGAAGGGTCCTGGGGTTTCTGGCATACCTTTGACAGCCTCTTCCTCCAGTGTTAAAGTTTAATTGGTTTCTACTCTTAGGTTCTGCAAGAAGCTGTGGATTGGAAAAGGATTACTTTTCTTCAGATGAAGCAGTGGAAGCTGACAATGAAGATGAAGTTGAACCCTATggcaatggaaatgaaaatgccGCAGAAGCTAGTGTTGGAACTGACATGGGCTGGGCAGATGCCATGGCTAAAATTCTTAACAGAAAAACTCCTAAAAGTAAACCCAGTATTCTGGTAAAAAACCGagagctggaaaaggaaaaagaaaagttaaagcaAGAGAGACTGGAGAAGAGGAAACAGGTGTGTCTTACCAGCGTCTTGTGGATTAGATTGTTTGCCTCGTCTAGTTACTGCCTGTACCAAATTGTTCCTGGTTGTGTTTGTCTAATTAACATTCCAGGTTTTAATCTGCTTTTTATGTAAGGGATGAATAACCAAGGTTTTGTTCAGAAACCTAGCCTAAATTACTCCATTGagcatgtttgctttttttttgaaaaagattttatttatttattcatgagacgcagagagagacagaggcagagacacagagaagcaggctccacgcagggagcctgacgtgggactccatcccaggattccaggatcacgccctgagccgaaggcagatgtgcttaaccgctgagccaccggggctcccagcatgtttgctttttaatcacCTAcgtaaacaaatagaaattaaactccagagaaatttatccttttaaaatcaagaaaattataCATTTGGCAGTGGCTCTTGGatctaaatatttcattcagtTTAGCTTCCATATGCTGACATTATTAGATTCTGAACCAATAGAatgttatttactttttactAAAAACCTACTTTGTAGTATAAATCTGTGAAGATGTCATTGTTAGGGATTGATTACAGTTCTGAAAATGGACTATTTTACTGCTATATAAACTCGAATTCATTATGACTTTTGTTAAGTCACTGATAGAAAGTTAGACTAGGACAGCCTACTGATACAAGGCCATAAGTTGAACTTCAGGATGCTGTtgtgtattataaaaataaataaaccataataAGGGTTAAATAACCCTTATATTTGATAaagtatttctataaaatatttggttagtgaaataaatactattttttaatgaaagaaaaataactttctatAGTCATACTGACAGTATAAAAGTACTGATTTCCAAGAGCTACTTTACaggtaaaaatgaaagaaaaatagatttgaatTGGCATATCTTTCCTTTTAAGTTCATCATCACTTTATCTTGTTTCAAGGtgaattatttccttcattccgAATACTAGTACTCTGCAAAAGGCTGTATGAAGATGGAACTTTTTAAGTGTTGCTCTTAGAAACAGAACATACTGTGTTATTAACtcaatattctcattttactttaaGATAAGTTTTGTCTCTAAATCTTACTGATAGCTTTCAACTgaaagtttgaatttttattatctgGCAAAAGCtgaaataagctttaaaaatatcatgatcCTTAATTACCTCTAGTCACAATGTTCTAGTGAAAGTAGGAATGTTTTCAAGCCAAGAAAAATGAGTCTCTGACTGCTCTAGGCCAATCCTTTGAGTGCTAGAGATGGTACTGTTCACATAATGCATGAAAACACACATGTTGATACCAGAAACAGGACATAGTCGCTACAAACGCTCTTACATATTTCTGAGTAGATTCTGTGCAAATtatcaggtgttttttttttttactgttaaataTTATCAGTTTCCAGAATATCAAGTACTTGTTTCTAATAAGTTTAAGAAATATCAGGTACTTATTCCGAATAAGTcctaagtataaaaatatatttcagagttAAAAAGTATTTTGGGATCATGCATCTCTTGAGTACTACAGATAATTAAGACTCAACTGTTTTAGACttaaaagtaagatttttaaatttctggcaAAATCTGATAGTGAATTTCATGACAGTTAAAGTAAATTATCTGCTTTGGGgaggaatctattttttttagaaaggaatcAGGCTAATCTTTATAGTGAGagcaagaattttattttactgtgatTAGACATTTTCATTAATACAAAGTAAGAGATTAGGTGGATGCAGAAAAGGAATAGATAAAAGGAGATTTTCTTCCTACTGATTCTTACTACTGCTTTTGATGCTCACTAGCTTCCTGGTGATCAGTTGATCATATTCAGTGTATTTGATTGTAGGTGATATGTTGGCCCGAGGCAGCAGTATATACTGATGTGGTGTATTGATGTGTAAAGTCAGGTGCCTGGGACCAGAGTACTACTGGATAcaatgctattattttaaaagctaatataaattcttaataattCTGACTATTGGGAAAGATTTTCTTAAacataaataagtatttaaactTGTGGTTATCAAAGATATTAGTTTGGGGTCTTCCTGATGCTTACCTCTGATCTGGTGGTAGCGGGTCAAGTATGTAGCTCTCTCACACCCTACCTTGTCCTGCCTGGCTCAGGGGCCTGGCAGCTTTCCAGGCCCCTGCTGTCAGAGAGCCTGACAAAAACTCACTTTGTGCTTCTCACATGACATGCTGAGTGCTAACCACAGGCCGGCCCCCTGAGCTGAACCCCTAAAAGTGTGGGGTTTTTTCAGTCCCGGTGACAAACTAAGCCAGAATGATTTATTACCTTTGTCCTTTCACAGAGTATCATATCAAAGTATGCTGCACTTTCAAAAATGCCTAATATTCTTTCAcataacaatatttataacacAGCTTGATAAGAAGCGAGAATGGGAAATGATGTGCAGAGTAAAGCCAGATGTtgtcaaagacaaagaaacagagagaaatcTTCAGAGAATTGCAACAAGGTAAGACTGTTtttaccctttaaaaaataagtatagtaAAGCTTTGATAGTGATCCATTTCTGACTATACCTGATCCTTAAGCTCAGCCTTCTCAGAGCCAAGTGGTTTATATCAAAACCTGCCTATTTAATACTGAATTCAACCAAAGATTTCACAGATCTCATGAGGCAAGAGTATAACATCCTCTGTATATTTGGTTTGAACCAATTGCAGATCGTATTGTTTTTGTAATCACAAGAGCAGTGTAATTAGACGTGCATTTCTCTTATGCTAGTTGTCTGAATTTATGGCGATAGATGATCGTTTTTGTTATGTTGTACTTAGGTCATAACGAATTATGTGTTATAGCAGCTTTATGCTGTCCTTtcactctgcatttttttttaaatcactgacaccaaatatttatttgataccCTCTGTGTCCAGAGATAAATAGAATCTGGTGGCTGCCAGGTGGTCCTTGTCTACTCACCTGTAGGAACTACAGTCTTCTTTGAGACTAGAGGTATGTCCGGTGTGTTGGGCACTACAGCAGGAGATTGTCAGGGGAGCTGGGGAAGACTTCACAGAGGAGAGAACATTTGAGCTGCTACTTCAAGAATATAGCAGTTATATTTAGCGGAATTATTTTTGATTATCTAGTTCCTTACACTATGTgggtcatttttaaattcatattggAGTTCTGCGGTGAGATAGAGCCAGACcgctaggttcaaatcccagcactGACTTATTACCTGTGTGTCCTTGCTCATGCTACCTAATTTTTCTGtctcagtttatttatctataaaaatagTAGAATATTATATTTACCCTGCAGGATTtctctgagaattaaataaattaaaaacatataaagaatttagaaaagtGCATGGTTGGTGCATGAGAGTAAGTGCcttcttaaattttatatctGAGACACCTCCCTTTCCTCACTTTGGTCCCAGCCCTGCTCTTAAGGGTATAGAATTTTAGACTCCTTATAAGCTAATGAGCTAGCCTTTTAGTTTTCTGGATACTGCCAGAAGACCAGAGActtctgggtcagagacaaaCGACTTTATTACTCTTGGGAAAGTAGTAGCCAGAGCATCACATTTCTACTGGTTCTCTGTATCCCTCAGTGGTAACATAGATGTCCAGTATGGATGCTTGAGCATGCAGTGGGTAGTGTTACAGAAGAATACTGTACTTGGAAATCTCCTGCTTTTATGGTGAATGGTAACAAGCCCGCTTTTTGTTGGCGGGGGGAGATGTTACTTCATCGCTCAAGGTTGCGTCCTACAAACCCAACTCTTAGAAATACCCTGTGTAAAGAACAGTCAGGGCCTTGCATCCTTGAAAAACCTAGCAAGAATGTGCAGGGATACTCAGGGCGCATGGCAGAGTGCCTCTCCTGGTGATAGAATTAGAGCTCGAAAGGATGGTAATGCTTTAAGTCAGTGTTGTCCAGTAGAAATATAATGGGAACCACATACATAATGTAAAACTTTTTGGTAGACACgttgaatacagaaaaaaaaaaaaggagagatgaaatTTATTGtcctaatgtattttatttaacccaagataaagtattattattttgtcatataatcaatataaaacaattattaagagattaataagggatccctgggtggcgcagcggtttagcgcctgcccttggcccagagcgcgatcctggagacccgggatcgaatcccacgtcgggctcccggtgcatggagccttcttctccctctgcctatgtctctgcctctctctctctgtctctgtgtgtgactatcataaataaataaaaatttaaaaaaagagagagagattaataagattaataacaagagattttaaaattctcttttttcataTTAAGTCTTCAGAATTCAGTGTGTATTTTCAACCTGGAGCATATTGCAATTTGGAACAGCCAGCCACATTTCATGGCtcactagctacatgtggctcATGGCTACCGTAATGGATGCTGGAGGTCTTAATCTTCAGAATTCTTCTTGGAATGAACTTAACTATAgaacaagtatttatttcattttatttatttatttatttatttatttttatttcattttaaaataggattttaagATTAGTTTTAGAAGAGTTGCAGATAATATAACTTCTTTATAAACTACTTgagtattatttttcccatttatagaTGAAATTGAAACCTAGAAAACCTTTCCTAGAGTCAGATGGTTAGGCAGCTAACTGTAGAGGCCATTTTCTTTCCACTACATTGTGATGCCTTCAGTTATTACGTAATTACATTTTGAGAAATAGGTGTTTgtgttaaaaatagtttttcattatAATTGCACAAAAGTTGATTTAGAAAGATGAAAGCtgtgaagaaaaatcacatatcagtccacatatatttattctttattcagaaatttgtattcattcattgaaatgtatgttcatttttttcagattcacTTCTTTTCATTTGAGTGCCTATTAAATGCTTGCCTCTTTCCTAAGCAGTAAAAACCTATTGTTCTTATCCTCATGACTTGTATTCTAGTGTAACTGTTACTTAACTGTGTTGTTCTGGTCATTTTATATTCTCTAGGGGTGTGGTACAGTTATTTAATGCTGTACAGAAGCATCAAAAGAATGTTGATGAAAAGGTTAAAGAAGCTGGAAGCTCTATTAGAAAACGTGCTAAGTTGATATCAACTGTTTCCAAGAAAGATTTCATCAGTGTTCTGAGAGGAATGGATGCAAGTACAAGTGAAAAAAGTTCGACTGGAAAGAACTTGAAAGCCAAACAGGTGAGACTTTTATATAGGATTCAGTGCATCAGACTTTTAGCTCTTAGAGTAATGTTTTGGGGTGAAACAGCACACTATAAATTTAAAGGTTTGGATTCTTAAGTTTCATGGTGATTTATTCAGTATGTATGGAGGTTGCCAGTTATAGGTGACATACATACCCCTGCTGTGAGTACTCAGGAACCACAATTTATCTATAAATTGACAAATTTatagataaattataaattatctaaAACCACAGATTTATCTATAAATCTTTTAGAGATATTGGATCTCTACCATCTGAAATCCTGTCTTTTGTGCACTTTGGAGAATAGAAACCTAAGTGAGGGATACAGCTTCAACCCGCAGCTTTTAACCCACAGAGTTAATTGTGGTGGCTTGTAATTTCTAAAATAGGAAGGATCAGAGCCTTGGGGAACATGGTGGAAGGTCATCTTTTGCACGGAGGCTGCTTGGTGATGTTTGACTGGTTGGAAGCGATAGCCTGTAAATACTCTTCGTGATCTTTGGCATGATAACTTTGCTTCTCCACTCCTTTTGACCTGTGGACTCCAATAGTTGCCTTTCTAAAGGTACCAGGTGAAAAGTTCTGAAATGTGCTTTACTCTCGAAAGggctgtttggttttgttttttaattaaagcaaaGTGCTGGTGTGTTTGATGGCTTAATTTCTATTGCCCTCAAAAAGTACTTCAGTCAGGAAACAGGAGTCTCTGTtgtaagttttttgtttgtctttggtTTGCCAGTTAAAACTGGCAAGGAGAGCATTTAGGAATTTCATGCTAGCCTAGGGCTGAAGTATTTTTCAAGTTCTTTGATTAAGTTGCCATTTTACGTAAATTTGACACAAGTTTTCTAAGGTATTTTAACTTTGTCTATCTCTTGTATATTAAAGGACCcaaattgttttgttgttgttgttgttgtttattcattcaaatttttttcattcaaaaatattatgtatttgagagggagagagagagagagagagagtgagagcacgagcagggtggagagggagaatttAGTCGCCGCTGCCACCCTCCCTCGCCCCCCAACAGGGAGCTGGACtcggggctctatcctaggacctgggttcttgacctgagctgaaggcagatgtttaactgactaagccacccagacacccccaccaaattgttttttaattatatatataatacgaAGCTCACTGGTACTGCTGTTTTAAAGTGTCAGGATTGATTATAAACACATGACTACTATGTTTGGGGATTacttttttagttaaaaaaatctaACCTGCTGTGTTCTCATGAGGGACATTTTACTCCAAAAATTGGAGAAAGATCCAGCATCATTGAATGAGAAAGAGCTAGTGGGAAGATGGAAAAagacttactatttttttcttttttctgttcgcTTTGGAATGATTTTTAATAGAAGCATTtgctttaggattattttttcatgagttATGAAAATCATGAACATGGGTTCTTTCCAATACCATTGTTGCCTTTGTTACTTACCATTCATACTTTTGCCCTTGACTGTTTTTGTTTCTACTTCATTGTCAAACCAAAGTGGCTTTGCTGTAAAACTAATTTGTCTCTAGAACTTCTTATCCCATACTAACAATATCTTggaacatttcctttaaaaatggtgCTTTCACTTTGATTTCATGTTTATGGAAAAACAGccagactcattttttttttttttttgactgggcTTGGTTTTACATCTAAATAATATAAACgtactaaaatatttataattggaTCAGTGATTAATATCAAGAATATTTCCTATTTGTACCTGGtgttattcttttatcttttaaagtctTACAATTCAGATAGATAGATGActtcaagtaaataagtaaacaagatttaaaaattctgaattagtATGTCTACACTGCCTGTTATCATCAGTTATATTAGGTACAGTAAGAGGTAAATTAAGTGGCTGCCCTATTTGGGGGGGAATTTTGATGTAACTGTAATATTCATGTAGGACATAGATCATTAAACTTGTGTGAGTTACTTGGACTAAGTGCACTTGTAAAGCAAttgaagagaaggagggaaagtaaTAGTGGGAATAACATGCCAAAACACTATTCAGAAATAAGACATAGATtaatgaaatggataaagaaggatattaattaagtagaaaataaaattttccttttttctcatattttgctTCTTCTTAGCACCATTGCTATTGCACCTTTTCTTCAAAGATGCTCTTTCCCTTCTCAGACAATTGGACAGAACGACTTTTAGGGAAATTCTCATTGCCCCTTTCCTGGGCATAATGGGTCAGAGCGTAGCCT
It encodes the following:
- the RRP15 gene encoding RRP15-like protein; translated protein: MAAAARDSRVGAGKKLKNSLKKKQRKKMQMVARAVASEVEDEGKDAAYGGGSARSCGLEKDYFSSDEAVEADNEDEVEPYGNGNENAAEASVGTDMGWADAMAKILNRKTPKSKPSILVKNRELEKEKEKLKQERLEKRKQLDKKREWEMMCRVKPDVVKDKETERNLQRIATRGVVQLFNAVQKHQKNVDEKVKEAGSSIRKRAKLISTVSKKDFISVLRGMDASTSEKSSTGKNLKAKQTEAKSEESPGWTILRDDFMMGASMKDWDKESDGVDNSEPGSGSDFDT